The region AGCACATCGGGGAGTGCCCTGTGTTTTAGCAGACACTGAATGGCTCTCACTTTTCCCCTCTCCACTGCCAGGTGCAGGGGTGTCCTCAGGTTTCTCTGCTGAGCATCCAGCTCAGCTCCCTGTCCTGTCAGCAGCTTGACCAAGCCAATGTGGCCAAAGTAGGCGGCAACATGGAGGGGTGTCTTGCCTTCAGCCTCACGTGGGCTGAGGTCAGCCTGACGGGAGACCAGAAGTCGTGCCACATTCTCAAAGTTATTCTGTGCAGCCAGGTGGAGTGGGGTCCAGCCCTCGTGCTCCTGTGCATTCACCAGGGCCCCATGGTCCAGGAGCAGCCGGGCAATGTGGTCATCTCCATTCTGGGCTGCAAAATGCAGTGGGGCCCAGCCATCTTCATCTGCCAGGTTGGTATCAGCACCGTGTGCCAGGAGCAGGGCACAGAGGTCaggctgctggtcctgggtgGCGATGAGGAGTGGTGTACATCCAGAGGCTGTCTGACAGTCTACTTCAACCTCATGGGACAGCAGCAGTCTCACTTGTTCCAAGCTGCCCCTGGCCACTAGAAAGTGTAGGGGAGTCACCTTGTTCTCATAGACATCACTTGGGACCAAGCTCTTGCTGTCAGAGAGCTGTAGGATCCACTTCAAGGAGTCACCTGAATCTGCTAAGAGAGAGGGATagattgaaaaaaatattatatctTAACCTGTTCATAGGTCACGTATGCATCCCCCTGCCTCCTGGAGACCCGTCCCAGAAACAGCCTCGACTTGAGAGCAATGGCTTTCATGGTATCAAGGATCACCGATATCGTTAAAGCTTTGAATTTGTGTTTTTTGCAGAGGAGGCAGGATGAGCTGAGACTAGGAGGCCTGGTTGAAAATCATtactcagccgggcggtggtggcgcacgcctttaatcctagtacttgggaggcagaggcaggcggatttctgagttcgaggctagcctggtttacagagtgagttccaggacagccaggactacacagaaaaaccctgtcttgaaaaacaaaaaaacaaaacaaaaaaaaatcattactctACCCAGAAGCATCCCCTGGACTCTGCTAGTTCTTGGCCTCTTTGAGCCTCCATGTGCAGCTCTTTAAAAGAGAGATGAACAGTGCTGGCTCAGTCTACCAGTTGGAAGACAGATTAGATGGGTAAGAATGTTCAAAGAACCTGAGAGGAAGTCAGGCTGTGGAAATCAGAACTTCTCTAGAAGTAGTATGCTGTAAGACCTTCAGGCTTTACCACCTCCTGATTCATCTACGGGTGTCTCAGAACTGAATAATGACCACTGCTAAGACCCATCCCCTACTGATTTTGATTTGTGTCTGGTAGGCATTGGACAcatctttttctcattctttttttctcaaataagtGTAACATAAAGACAGTATTGAAAGCCAGTGTTCTATCTCTCAGGGCAGAACCAGGGAATCGACTCTTTTAAGAGCACAGCCATGAAGGGGAACGGATCCAGAACTCCAAGAGTCTGGGTATTTTTGAGCCAACCCTTATGTGTCATAGGCATGAGAAAGAGAGGGGATGAGGGCAATGACTGAGGAGAATGGATTCCACCCTTTCCTCCATGTGGATTCTTCGGTCCCACCTCAGCACAACAGACTCACCACTGTCTACGAGCTCCTGGTTGACCTCCTTGCTGACCTGCAAAGTAATGTACAGGATGTGTCATCAGGGATCTGCTCTGGTCCTCcctgcctttcctccctccagagtCACATTCCACCCTTGCTGGGAGATCTTGCAAGACCATTGTCCCACCAGTACATGTATAGAAGAAATCTCTAAGCAGCGGAGTTCTGAGGCCTGGTCTTCATTTATAGACTCCAGGGTAGATCCCTGGAACCTCTGATAGTCCCTGTCAGTTCCCATGTCAGAGTAGGAACAAGAGACTTGAAGGATGATGTTGACATCCACAGCTTGATAGCTTAGAATAAGGTCCTTCCCAGGAACTCTGAGCCATAGCACCTATGGCCTTTAGAGTACGGTCGCATAAATCAGGAACAGTGTCCTCCCCTAGGGATGCTGGAAGCCTCCAGCTAGTCTCTCTGGATCTGAAAGCTAAGTATGGGCTAGCTTGGCTTCTAGTTCCTACATCACTCTCAGCAGTCAAGTGGCCTTATAAATTTCAGCCTTTGCATATTCTCTCTCAGGCTATCCAGAGACCCTGGATGTCACAAAGTGGCTTCCAGTATCCCTAGAATGGCCTGCCTAGCCTGTCATATCCACCTTGTGGGGCTGGTTCAGCGATGGCTTGCAAGACACCTTCCGGGTCAGGGCTTCACACTCAGGGTCTGCCACAGGGCTCTGGAACAGGGACAGCAGCATGTCTGTCTCAATGGTCACATCTGCTCCACAAGGAGTAGGGGTAGAGGAAAAAGGGAACAGGCAAGCTCAGTGGTACTTactacatttcagatattatgttttctgtattctcttaAACATTTCAGATATTCTGATGTTTCCCATAATCCCTTAAACACATTCCTAGGTTTATGTATGCTTCCATTTGCCCACAATGATGTTGGAAACTGAGTCCCACTCTTGACATGGCTGGGGTACACTTGGTGACCCTCTGAAGGTAAGCCTTTATTTCACGGAAAGAGAAGACAAGGATCAGACAATCTCTAAGATGCCCACCCTTCTGTGTGTTATCCCTAGAGGATCAGATAGCCTCATTCCATTCAACCTATGACCTTATAGATTCCACAATATTGAAAATCCCCTGAGATAGTTACAGAGCTCAATGGAAGGACCCGGGTCAGATGCTGTGGTTTCTATTTGCTGATTCTACCTCCCTTAGAGAGCACTGTCTAACAAAATCCATCCTCAGCTGCGTAGCTCAGAGGACCTGCCTCCCAGCCTCACCCTGAAGATGTCTTATATATTGTTTTGAGCTCTAATGCCAAGGGTGTCTCTGCATGCATCTCAGGAAAAGGCTatcttctgtccctccctctctagCTCCTGGGTAGGAAATAATAGGCAGATACTTAGGAAGCATGGCCTCTTCTTGGGGTCTTGGTCCCAGCAGCGCTTCATCAGGTCCACCATCTGATGGGCCTCTGGCCACTCAGCAGAGACTTCCTGCAAGGAGGGCCGCATGCCTGCAGCTACCCGGATGATAATGGTCATCATATTGAGCCCTGTAAGAGAAGAGTTTGGCAGTGTGGTCAGTTGACTGGCAAGTGGGTGGAAGCTGGGAGGATCATGACAGGATAGGAAGGCAGTAGGTGATCTATACATGCTCAGTGAGTAGACAGTTGAGTCTGGGACCTAGCTGAGGCTCTGATTGAGCAACTTAGTCACTGGTCCAGTTCTAGCAAAGACTCAACATGATTCCTGCATCTGTTCTCTGTGCAAAGACAGTAGAATAGACAAATAGGCCTTGAAGGAAGGCTTTGGCTTTCCACACTATAAAGTGTAGGGGCGTGAGTATTGAAGTCATGAAGCAAGGTCAAGGTTGATGCTTGCTCACTATTTCAGAAGTTCTAGCACTTGGGGACAGAGGGAACGGAGTAAGGTAGCAGTCCGTGAGGAGCTCACACATCATCCTGAGTTCTCCAACCTCAGCCTCCCACAGGCATAGACTATGATCATGTTACCTGCATAGGGTTTCTTCTGAGTGAGAATCTCCCAGATGACAATCCCAAAGCTGCAGTGGGGAATATATTAGCAGAGAGATTTAGTCTAGTATTCATGATCCCTAGACAGAGGAACTCAATAGTCTGCTTGGTCTAGTATCCATAATTTCTAGCCAGGGGGCCCCACACTTTCTACAATCCCAGGTGAAGCAGGGATCCCCTCATCTTTCCCTTTCCATCACCACATGGAAGAACCAGTCCTAATACTTGTCCTACCCTGTCTGTTAGCTGTAGGGACCCAGCCAGGGTAGCAACCTGCCACATGACACAGAGCCAGCTGCCCACTCACCTGTACACATCATATTCAGGCCCTGGAGTTTTGTTATTCTCCAGGAACATTTCAGGAGGGATGTAGCTGAGTGTGCCCCTCAGAGCTGATCTTTCAATGGACTGCTTCTGGGTTGACTGCTCCATCCACTTGGACAGGCCAAAATCTGAGATCTGGGAGAAAGCCAGATAGATGCCAAGGACAGCGCAGCAACAGACACCTTCCGGAAGTCATCTGTGGCCTCCTTCTTACTCATTGCCACTGTCATTATATCCTGTTTTAGTGCAGCACATGTGGGTTTCAACTTCACTGGCCACCAGCTCTACTGCCCACTGCCTAGATGTTCTTGAACCAATTCAGCTTCacagagcctcagtttccaaaTCTGTAGGCTGGGGATCTGTACATCTCCAAGATCCTTGTTCTTCCCAGCTCCATGAATCCTGAAACACTCACACCATCTGTTTATCGTCTGCTTCTAGCCTGTCAGTCTGTCATCCATCGGGGGACAATGAGATTGGGTATTGATATGCCTCTTTAAACCCCATGCCCTGTTGATGTCTGGGTATTCACATAGGATATTTGTGCATTAAGAACAAGTTTCACTCATGTTTGAGACCCCTTACCTGCGGTTACTCTTCAACTTTGCCTAAgcttaaaaaaaagttttgtagAATGCCTATAGATTGCAACTAGGGTCAGAAAATGAAGTAGCAATGGTGTGACCAGAGGATGTAAGAGTCCCTGATGGAGGAGATCAAGAAAGGTCTCCCCAAGGAGGTAATGACTAATCTGAGCTGAGACACGATTAGGAGTTTGCTAGATaaaaaagagagtgaagaagagaatGTGCAAGGGTCTCGCAtgcataaaaattattattgaagGCTTGAGCACTGAAGCATCGTGACTCACTAAAAATCTTCTTTATACACATTCCTCCCTCAGACAAAGAACACGAAGGGTAGAGATTATTCTATCAGTTTTAGAAGTGTGGCCCAGAGAACATTGTGGACATCACAGCCCCCATCTCATGCCCCAAAGTTGTCTACTCATCCATCTCTGTTTCAGACTTATCTCCTGTGTTCACTACTTATTCAAACAGACATATAGCTCAAGCTCTTGGCTGGTTCAATGATTGGCATGTAGACAATCCTGATATATGGAAGAGGTCTAGTGTACATCATCAGGACCCTCACCTTGACATGCATGTTGTTGTCCAGCAGGATGTTGCCTGGCTTAAGGTCCAGGTGGAGCAGGGGTGGCTTGATGCTGTGGAGGAAGTTCATGGCCAAGCTGGTCTCATGGATGATGCGGAGCTTGaggggccagaagaggctgtgggTAGGTAGTGTCTTCTCCAGGGAACCATTGGCCATGAACTCCATCACAATACCCAGGGGCTGCTTGCAGACCCCATAGATGGACACGATGTGTTGAAACTTAATCTTCTCCATTTTGACTGCTTCTTCAAAGAGGCAACTCACCTCAGAGCTGTGGAGAGCCACGAAtgggatggaagaagagagaacagaaattacCAGGGCAAGTGGCAAAATGCACTAACCCAGCATGCTGCAAGTTAAGTAGACCCAGAGAAGCCTCAGGAGCTTCCAggatagaggaagagaaatgagggGCTGTAAAAGAACCAGCACCAGCGGACAGCTAGGCCCGGGGCTCCAGCTGCTGTCAATGAAAGGGTGAGAGGTTTGCAGGCTTGGGAATCTATCCATTCTGAAGAAGCCAACCACAAAAAGCCTGGACACAACCTACCGTTTATCCTGCCCACTTGCTTACACGCTCATCTTCCCTAGCAGCTTTCAAGCCCTCAGAAAACCGGTATTAGGCTTCTTGAATCTGTTTTAAAATAGCGTCTGTAAACATTTTGATTATGAAAATAATACATGCACCATGTAGAAAACCTAGGAGCTGCAGAGagctgtaaaaaagaaaaatctcccaGAGTTGGCCTTAGCTAACATTTtagtgtgttcttttatgacgtTTTCCAGGAGTCTCTCCTTTCCTACATTCTAACACTTGTTATTCTCCTGAAGCACGGGCTTGAATGGATGCAGAGTAGTCTGTGTTATGGATGAACTATAATTAGTACTCTTtgccaccccccccacacacatattgCCATGGACTGCACAATACATCTGTGTGGGAATGAACTGAAATCAGGACTTAAGGGGAAGCCCTGTAAAAGAAGAACTGCAGGTCCTCTTGTGTGCCCACAGAACTGTAAATATGCAAACtgcaagagagaagaggggatgggaatTAATGAGAAAGAGCATTTTCAAAAAGCAACGGGTCTGCAAAGCCATGCTCTCAGGGGCACCAGTCAGAGAATCTGGCCTCCAGGAACATCTACCACTCTCCAGACATCTGAGCAGCTGGCTACTACAGGGTTAGCCTTTTCTAGCCCTTCGCTGCTATTCCAGACAGCTCTGGTGTGTTTGActgtcctccttctctctcttgggTGTGTAGAAACCAAAATAATATCAGCCCTGGGGCAGACAACTTATTGGGATGTTCGGTGACACTGTGCTGTCCTCACGACTTAGTTTTCTCACTTGAGTTATGCATGACTTTGGGCAGAGGATTCTCTGGGCCTTCTCTGGGCCTTCTCTGGGCCTTCTCTGGGCCTTCTCTGGGCCTTCGTTTGAACCTGCAGAGTGGGAATAATAGTAACTGCCCCACACAGCTCCCAGCCACACCAACTTCTTTAGGAGGTTTCTGTCTCCCTGGCCTCGGCTCCCATTGCCCCAGAGGACAGTTCCAATCTCTTTTCTCTTACCAGTCTCATGTCCACATTCTCCGGCACCTCCCCTGCAGACTTGTgctccccttctctgtctccttggcTAGTTTAGAATGCTCGGCCCCTGTGCTCATCTCAGATGCTCTGCTCATCCAACCTGGTATCCCTCTTTCTCTGCTCACCATCAGCATCTCCAATCagatatttgatgttttgatacTGCATGTGTCAGGTGCTTGTCTCTCAGTCTCCCCATAAAACTGTCTCCTCCTGTAGCCTTATGCATCTCAGGCAGTATGTTTCCCATCCTCCAGGCCCCTACAGGTCCTGGATTCATCTTTATCTCATTATCACCACCAACTCCATCACTGAAATTCAGCAAGGATCTGGCTACTTCTTACCACCTCTGCCATTTACTTTGTATCACTGAATCCAAGTCTCCTGAATGGCCTTTCTGCTATTGCCCCAGATActtctaaatataaaatgtacatagTAGGGGATAGAGAGTTAAGAATGCATACTTTCTTGCAGAGAATCTGTAGGTAATTATGGCTGGAGAACGCAGGGTTCCTCAAGCcaggctgggaacgctctgggttcctccaggctggaagttaggcccggctgctgtggctcactaaaggcctctccacggttcctcacagcaCGGTCCCAAcaacacacgagaaagtccatgggtttttacaggctttaatgtcatggtggatggtggatggtggatggtggatggtggatggtggatggtggatggtggatggtggatggtggatggtggatggtggatggtggatggtggatggtggatggatctggatgcaccccccagtaaaacccagggcagtcctgagttaaatagcagggagagaggggggaggggctggggaagtacatttaattgactccaccctctggccttcaggtacctcattagtatgtaaatctctctagggcctgaggtctGGTGacttggccatagacctctctgtgggagtgcttgtggagggctgaagctaaatgaaaagaaccagggagcggagctgaactcctgctgtcagataaaggttctggggttccaagctcttcttgaccaagcacccagctgcttctcacagcccaccaccccacaaggATCCAAGTTCtcttcctagcacccacgtgaaATGGCTCACAATCACGTGAAACTCTAGAGTCTGTCAACACCTGCATTCATGTACACAAAACTTGCCTCCACACAcccatataataaaaagaaatcttaaaagaaaactatagtaGCAAATCACTGCTCGGCCAGTGCATCTGGCTTTATTCTCCCTCAGAGTTGAAGGCAAGGGTCTTTCAAAGCCTGACAAAGATTCttgtcatctcctcactctcgCCCCTGTCATAAATCTCTGACCTCACCACTTCCTAAcccattcctctttctctctctctctctctctctctctctctctctctctctctctctctctctctctctctctctctccatccccccccccccccaatgcacCAAGTGTGTTGCCACTCCAGGAATTCTGCATGCCACTCCAGGAATTCTGCATGTGTTGTCTCCTCTGCCAAGACACCTTCTCTCACAGAACCACATGGCCTGCTCATTCATCTGCTCCAAAGACAACTTGGATCATCTTAATTAGTGAATATTTCAGAAACAAGCATATATATTGGCAACATGACCTCAGCTCTATCCCTTCTGATTCCCACACGTGCAGGTGGCCCACAGATTAATATTTCTAGACCAAATTAATCTCTTCTTGGGAGATCCCACTACTCAATTCTCCTTATTTTTAatcagctgagaaaatgtctaGTAGTCCTTACTGCTATAAATAGAAACCATACTTGTTTATTTGCTCATCGATTGCTTCATTAGAATCTAAGTCCCATGAAGGCAGGACCTTAAGCATTCAATTTGGGTTTAGAATGGATGATATTATCTCTGGCCTGGCTTCAATTACTACATAAAAGACACAGCATGTGAATGGTAATTACAACGTATTTGTACCCTTGACAACTCTTGTTGAATGAAGGCTATCTCAGGCTGAGCATATGTGGACTTCCTcaaacctgttttgttttttttttcctgccaaggCAATCATTCAACAAATATCTATCTGACAATAACTATGTGGCAGACATTAGCAGGACCTAAGGTCCTGTTGTCACAGAGTGACATCCTAGTGGGATGTCTTCCTCTGGTATACCAGGCAGCATGTAGACCTCAGCACCCTTCTTTGGTGTGCCTCCCACAGCCAATTAGCACAAGGTCCTGTCACTCCTCAAtacccttcctctccctccatctccactACCAGCACTACAGTCTGGCTCTCTGTCATCCCTGGCCTGAAGACATCAGTCTCTTGACAAGAGCAGCCTCCATTCTCCACCATCTAGTCCATTCCCTAAGCTTCACATATGTTTGATTCCCTTCCATATGTGTTCTCCAGCCTGGTTGCAAACCCCTCAGTGTCTTTCCCCTGCTCCTTCACACCTTCAACTCCAGCTGTAAGGCCTTCCTTACCTCTGTGCATACCATCCCCTTCCTTCACAGGTCCTTACATGTCCCATTGCATGCAAACTTCCTCCTCACCTACTTAGGTCACATTCATTCTTCACATGTTAGCTCCAGGGTAACTTTCTCAGGGGAGGTTTTCTGATCTCAGGAAAACTCTGTCAGGAGGAGCTCAAGGGACTATACATGATTTGTTTCCTGCCTGTGTCACAGGAGTGCACTCAGATTATGCTTAGCGTCTCTCCTCTGAGCTGCAAGATCCATAGAGTGGTAACATGTCTACTTCACTCATTATTTCCTCGCAGGGGCCAGTATTGTGTTGGGCACATAGTAAAGAGCAATTAGCCTTCatcaagtggatggatggatggttggggGATAAATAAAGCAATAATCATAAAGCTCCAATGACAGTCATCCACAATAACACCCACTAGCTACACTCAATAAATTCCTTAACACTCAATGAGTCTTAAGAACTTGAGAAGGAAAACTGGCTGCAGTTTTTATCATAGTCACAGAATAGGCAAGTCTACTCAATCCACTTTCCCATGCTATTTGTTACAAACATATTTCTTTGTGTGCATATGtcacaaatcatatatatatatatatatatatatatatatatatatgtgtgtgtgtgtgtgtgtgtgtgtatgtgtatgtgtatgtatgatatatgatatatgatatatgatatatgatatatgatatatgatatatgatatatgatatatgatatatgatatatgatatatgatatatgatatatgatatatgatatatgatatatgatatatgatatatgatatatgatatatgatatatatgatgtgtgtgtttgtaagtcaCAGAATAACTtgcaggagccagttctctccttttgctatgtgggtcctggggatcaaactcaggttatcaagcttggcagcaaatgtCTTTATATGCCAAATCAGCTCACCAGTTTTCCTTGTGTTATTTCAAAGACTATACTCACCAGCTTTCCTCATGTTCTTTATTTCAAAGACTATACATTGTTTGGATAAATCTAGTACCTGGCCCTATTCCAGAGCTAAGAGTACTCTAGGCAGAAAGATCTAATACAAACGCTGCTATTGGGGGATGTCATCAAGTCacagaaaacacaataaataacaTCTAGGTACGAATCACTGGGTGTCCAGTTGATGTCCCAAGAGGTGTAATTGTGGACATGTTCTCATACTCGGGCCTAATATCCCAGAATGACTCCTTCCTGGCTGTAAGGGGAAGCACAGACCAGGGACACACAGTAAGGTCAGAGGCACTAACAAAGAAGTGGTTGTAGCACAAACTATGACAGCCAGGATCCAAACCAGCCAGTGTGGGATGCTGGACTTGACTTTCCAGTGGGATTTATGTTAGCTGGCAAGTGACCTGGGCCCTGCCTCTATCAATCCCCTGTGGAAGGCCAGCAGTGTGGCATCAGCTACCTGTTGGTATCTTACTGGGGCAGTGTCTAGCCTCCCATCCCCTTTAGCCTACAGTGGCTGGCATGGAAAGAGAGAAGGTGACAAATTTCATATTTCTTGGAAAGCTCATCCCTACCCTGAAAGGATGGGGCAAAGAGGGGTGTCCAGGCTTCATCATATAACAAGAAGAAGGAGGCAAAGCAAGTTTGAGAGGCTGGGCAGACAAAGGAACTTTTGCAAGGCAATTCCTACTCACCTTTGATCTCTTGGGATGCCAACAAGCAGGCATTGTTTGCCTATTTACTTCAGGTTCAGAGAAAGAGCCTAGTCTGAAGAAATTCAGATCACAGGGCTCATTTAAAAGCACCTGGACAGTCAACCCCAACCCCAGCTTATATCTTTCCTCTGAGCTTCCTAGACCAAAAACTTGTTCTACCTCAGTCTTTCCTCTGTGGAAGCAGGCCATCAGCTACCTGGTGGTTTCCTTCTGGAGGCACGGGGAGCACTTGATGGCATACTGGGTCCTCCAGCGCTTGTGCTTCGCCTGGAACACCTTGCTGAAGCCACCACTGGCAATCAGGTGCCATTCTTCCTCGAAATCATCATGGGTGAAGATGGTGAGACTGCCCAGCTGCTGCTCCAAGGGGCCAACTGCCATGGGG is a window of Arvicanthis niloticus isolate mArvNil1 chromosome 26, mArvNil1.pat.X, whole genome shotgun sequence DNA encoding:
- the Ankk1 gene encoding ankyrin repeat and protein kinase domain-containing protein 1 isoform X1; translated protein: MVPHRARRLPDPMAVGPLEQQLGSLTIFTHDDFEEEWHLIASGGFSKVFQAKHKRWRTQYAIKCSPCLQKETTSSEVSCLFEEAVKMEKIKFQHIVSIYGVCKQPLGIVMEFMANGSLEKTLPTHSLFWPLKLRIIHETSLAMNFLHSIKPPLLHLDLKPGNILLDNNMHVKISDFGLSKWMEQSTQKQSIERSALRGTLSYIPPEMFLENNKTPGPEYDVYSFGIVIWEILTQKKPYAGLNMMTIIIRVAAGMRPSLQEVSAEWPEAHQMVDLMKRCWDQDPKKRPCFLNVTIETDMLLSLFQSPVADPECEALTRKVSCKPSLNQPHKVSKEVNQELVDSADSGDSLKWILQLSDSKSLVPSDVYENKVTPLHFLVARGSLEQVRLLLSHEVEVDCQTASGCTPLLIATQDQQPDLCALLLAHGADTNLADEDGWAPLHFAAQNGDDHIARLLLDHGALVNAQEHEGWTPLHLAAQNNFENVARLLVSRQADLSPREAEGKTPLHVAAYFGHIGLVKLLTGQGAELDAQQRNLRTPLHLAVERGKVRAIQCLLKHRALPDVLDHNGYSPLHIAAARGKYLIFKMLLRYGASLELRTQQQWTPLHLATYKGHLEIIHLLAKSHADLDALGSMQWTPLHLAAFRGEVGVMLALLQCGANPNVAEQSGWTPLHLAVHKGTFLGIVHLLEHGADVHACNKIGWTPAHLAALKGNTTILKVLVKAGAQLDVKDGVGFTLLKLALLRSPKQSIVACLQGKEPSLTLLEVSEPGPQIED
- the Ankk1 gene encoding ankyrin repeat and protein kinase domain-containing protein 1 isoform X2 is translated as MVPHRARRLPDPMAVGPLEQQLGSLTIFTHDDFEEEWHLIASGGFSKVFQAKHKRWRTQYAIKCSPCLQKETTSSEVSCLFEEAVKMEKIKFQHIVSIYGVCKQPLGIVMEFMANGSLEKTLPTHSLFWPLKLRIIHETSLAMNFLHSIKPPLLHLDLKPGNILLDNNMHVKISDFGLSKWMEQSTQKQSIERSALRGTLSYIPPEMFLENNKTPGPEYDVYSFGIVIWEILTQKKPYAGLNMMTIIIRVAAGMRPSLQEVSAEWPEAHQMVDLMKRCWDQDPKKRPCFLNVTIETDMLLSLFQSPVADPECEALTRKVSCKPSLNQPHKVSKEVNQELVDSDSGDSLKWILQLSDSKSLVPSDVYENKVTPLHFLVARGSLEQVRLLLSHEVEVDCQTASGCTPLLIATQDQQPDLCALLLAHGADTNLADEDGWAPLHFAAQNGDDHIARLLLDHGALVNAQEHEGWTPLHLAAQNNFENVARLLVSRQADLSPREAEGKTPLHVAAYFGHIGLVKLLTGQGAELDAQQRNLRTPLHLAVERGKVRAIQCLLKHRALPDVLDHNGYSPLHIAAARGKYLIFKMLLRYGASLELRTQQQWTPLHLATYKGHLEIIHLLAKSHADLDALGSMQWTPLHLAAFRGEVGVMLALLQCGANPNVAEQSGWTPLHLAVHKGTFLGIVHLLEHGADVHACNKIGWTPAHLAALKGNTTILKVLVKAGAQLDVKDGVGFTLLKLALLRSPKQSIVACLQGKEPSLTLLEVSEPGPQIED
- the Ankk1 gene encoding ankyrin repeat and protein kinase domain-containing protein 1 isoform X3; translation: MEKIKFQHIVSIYGVCKQPLGIVMEFMANGSLEKTLPTHSLFWPLKLRIIHETSLAMNFLHSIKPPLLHLDLKPGNILLDNNMHVKISDFGLSKWMEQSTQKQSIERSALRGTLSYIPPEMFLENNKTPGPEYDVYSFGIVIWEILTQKKPYAGLNMMTIIIRVAAGMRPSLQEVSAEWPEAHQMVDLMKRCWDQDPKKRPCFLNVTIETDMLLSLFQSPVADPECEALTRKVSCKPSLNQPHKVSKEVNQELVDSADSGDSLKWILQLSDSKSLVPSDVYENKVTPLHFLVARGSLEQVRLLLSHEVEVDCQTASGCTPLLIATQDQQPDLCALLLAHGADTNLADEDGWAPLHFAAQNGDDHIARLLLDHGALVNAQEHEGWTPLHLAAQNNFENVARLLVSRQADLSPREAEGKTPLHVAAYFGHIGLVKLLTGQGAELDAQQRNLRTPLHLAVERGKVRAIQCLLKHRALPDVLDHNGYSPLHIAAARGKYLIFKMLLRYGASLELRTQQQWTPLHLATYKGHLEIIHLLAKSHADLDALGSMQWTPLHLAAFRGEVGVMLALLQCGANPNVAEQSGWTPLHLAVHKGTFLGIVHLLEHGADVHACNKIGWTPAHLAALKGNTTILKVLVKAGAQLDVKDGVGFTLLKLALLRSPKQSIVACLQGKEPSLTLLEVSEPGPQIED